From the genome of Platichthys flesus chromosome 10, fPlaFle2.1, whole genome shotgun sequence:
ATGTTCCACAGCCGAGCACAAGCTTTGACCCTCCTAGGAAGAGAAGCAGTTGTGAGAGGTTCTTTGTCTTCCTTGTTCCTAAAGGCATTTGCACACAGAGTAGTAAACGGAGCACCGGATCATCATCATCTGATGTTGATTCCATGTTTCTTTTCCCACTTTTTCCTATCCTTATAATTAATTTGCCTAATCACATCACACTCCATGTGAATAGTGAGGTGCATCAAAATTCACATCTGAATTATTTACTATTGGGTGCAAATTACTCACATCGCTGTGGATGTGCAAAGGTATTTAGACtcattgaaatatatatatatttttttttaattatccatGTATGATTATATactgaatattatttatgtgtttatttgtgtgtgtacctcagGGTCTTTGTTCCACTGAACGACATATTCCCAGCAGCAGTGGGCGAAGAGCAGGTCAGGGGCCAGCGAGTGTGGGAACCGCTCCCACACTGCCACCAAcagctctggaaaaaaaacaaaaaaaagtgaacaGTGTTAGACTTGGATGTAACTTCAGGATATAAATAAGCAAGAGTTATAGCACTGTCAATGCTCGTTGACATGAAAGCTAATGTGTCATTAATATCTCAAGGAAACTTCATTGCAGCTGCCAGATGTTTCCTAGTCCTGACCTGCTGTCCTGTCTGTGTCCTCTTGGCTCTGCTCCTTCTTCTCGTTTCCTTCGGCTCTTTCCATCTGCTCCAGTTTGTCATCTGCATCTTTGTCTACTTTCTTCTGGAGAATTTCCTTCAGCCGCTGAGGAGCCAAGTTTTGCCTGAACACCCACTTGGAGACACTGTCGGCTATGCCACCTTTgcattgaagaaaaaaacaaaggaaatataTGAGAATTTCTTTTGCAGCCCCATTTGGAATATGAATTGTAAACagtaaaaagattaaaaaaagtgaaGGAGCAAAAGGGAAATTAAAGAATTTCAGCTCCATTAGAAAGGAATAATTAGATAATAAAGAAACAATTCATGTTTGTGAGAGGTTTCTGCATTTTTTGGATGGGTCcaagtagaagaaaaaaaagtacgACAACATGAATATTTCTTGTTTCCATCCTACCAGTGCCTCCCTCCAGCAGCGTTTTGATGGAACACTGTGATGCAGCACCCACCGGCGCTCCCTGAGGAGGAGGCACCAACAGCAGCGTCTGCAGCACGAGCACGTCCTCCAGCTGGCGAACACACACCACCCactgctccagctccagggACACCGCCTCCCACTCTGAATGCATCTGACACACACGTCCATgattgaaaatgtttgactgGCTGAAAATGTTTGACTGGTTGTTGTAGTGCAGGATCATATTAAAAGGGGGAGTTTTCCCATGTTCCCATTTTGCCTGCAGAGGgaactctgtctgtgtgtgggttaTACCTTGGTGTCAGCGTGGTTGGTGATGCTAGCCTTGGTAGCACGGTGAGCGACGAAGGCAGCCAGCAGAGCCGCGGCAGCATTGTGGGACTGGATACACGTGGTGCGGActtgctgccaccagggggagatggACTGGGGGTCCCACGACTCCTCAACTGCACCTAAGGAAAATGAGAACAAGTAGAAAGTCTCTCCTTATCTATTTGAATTGCCTTTCATTGGTTGTAATGGATGCAACCTAAACCAGGCTGAGACTTGAGGTGTCCCGCACACAGGATAAGAAGACAGTCCCAACCTTTTATGTTGCTGAGGGCGATGAGTAGTGTGTGAAGGTTTCtaactgtttcctctgttttctgtagcacctccttctccctcagCAACCACACACTCAGCAGCAAAGCCtgacaggaagaaaaacaggataggtaaaaataaataaagtaaaaacacatgaaaatacCTTAATTTAGAAAGATTAATGAAaaatgatattatatatattatgttcTGGATTGGAGCTGTTCACAatgttatattgttttattcagGGTGATACCTTCAACTATTGACAATGTGCACAACCTGACAAATAGAGGGCAATGTGAAGATGCACAATCCAATATAAATTGAAGAAATTATACATATCCTcagtgtatttttacattttaaacgatttttataatattgtgtataataacatttgattgatatAGGCAATGAACCTGATGAACTGACTCTACAGATTATCACTATAAATTACCAACATCTTTTTATATGGCAGATTGAAATTGGATATttcagaagaccttcaaacgttTCATTCACATATAACACATTCTATCAGTCAGTCTTTTCCTCCATCTTACCAGTAGCTGCTGTGGACTGATGCCAGCCTGCTGCAGTGTGTCACAGACTTTCTGTATTGGACTTTTTCCAGACAGACAACCCCAGAACAGAAAGTTtcctgcaaagacacacaagagCAAAGCCCTGAGTTTGAATTCATGTGGTGTCAATACTCCTTCCCTAAGGTCacacatttttctgaatattaaagattattagatcagtttctcttctcctccaagATAACTGGGTAAGAGTCAAGGCGTAGAATGTGAACACTTATGTTGTCATACCTAACTGGTTCCATTCGGCTTCAGCCCCGCGGTTCACCTTCAACTGTCCGTTGTCGCTGCACTCCATCTGGGAGAGAAAGGCTTGGGCTGTGAGGGGTGAGTCAGGTGAGTCCTGGGCAAAGCTCACACTGGGCCTGGAGGTGAACTGGGCGTAGCGTTTCAGAGTGGGACCCACACGGGACAGTTCATCCTTCATGCCTTCTAGGGTATCCTGCGGGGCGGGGagaaaatatgtaatttgagcaaatatataataatatttttattatatgtgATATAAAAGAATTGGAAGGAAATAGAATGAGGTGACCACCAATAACAATACTGGAATAATTTGCATTGTATGAGTTGTATTAACATGAATATAGTTTTGAGATTATAAAGTTATAAATCCACAAGAACAAAATTAAGAAATTATGTAAGATTTTAGTCACAATTTTATCAGGAACAAGAATACAATATAGTCTGTTGGTATGGGAcgatatttcatttttaattgtgCGCTACTGCATGAGAAAAAGTCTTGAGATCCAAGGATAACACTTGTTACATCTGCAGTAATTTCTGGCTCAACAGGACACAGTCAGACAGATACAAATGTATCACCTCAACAAAATAATACGCCTCATTTACAGCGCTGTCAATCATCAACCTTTCATTAGCCCTATACAATTTGTGTGAATACCATtggccaagtgtgtgtgtttgtgtgcgtgtgcatgctcACGTTGTCAGAGCAGGGTTCTGTATCTGCAGAAGAGTGCAGCTGCTGGATGTCAGTGTAAAGCTGCAGCAGTCTCAGTTGTGAAGAGCAGAGCTGGAGTAACAGTGCATCAACGTCCTCAGTGTCTGTGATACAGAAATAAATCACCAGAAATAAAGAGAGTTTGTTATGACGTAAAAACTTTATCTAGCAtaaagagaattttttttaattcaactaACATTTCCAACTTTTACCTGAGCAAACTATTTGTCGACCAGTTTATGACAGTTATAGTTCTGAAACATAATGAAATGAGTGTTACCTTGTTTCTTCAGAGTGTCATATAAGGTGCTTGTGATGTTTgtgagacaggagacaggagcatTCTTATTTGACAGCAGAGACTCTAGAGCCTGAAAGGAATATAGTTACGATTTCACTTGCTGAACACTAAGCACATTCATTAGTGTGTGAATGAGTATGTACTGATCTTAAGTCGTACCTGCTTTTTAATCGCAGGATGTTTAATATCCAGCAGCACACTTTTGCCTTCGCTCTCCAAAACATCTATAAAGAAAAGGtgagtaaacacacagacaacattttctttaattaccGTTTCTTTATCCCCATTCAGCTCTCGTTCTCATATCTCTTACCAGGGTCCACATCTCTGCTCTTTAGTAAAGCCGTCAGTCTCTTCAGCAGGTGCATATCTTTGGCTCGCTCACTCTTCTTGTCACTGATAAGGACAAAGAAACATAGGGTCTAAGTGGATTGATGGCactattcctttaaaaaacagGTGATCTACAACGTCTGTAATATCAAAGTacagtatgtgtttgtttgtcagtctgtGTACAAACCTAAGTGCCAGGTGAAAGGGGATGTTCACAGTCCTCAGAGCTCCTGTGACAGGATCCAGCAGACacacctgctgtgtgtggagCTGCCAGCCCTGACTGGTCACACTGTTCACACCCATCAGACGGTAGCCAGCATACAGCAGCCTGGAGgtacacgcacacagacacacacacacaatgtaatgTACATTATCTTATGTGTGTATGATGCCTCTGATGCTGAGAGATAGATGTAGGAAAAGGTTACAGGCTCTGTTTGGGGAAGTGCATTGTTCATACCTGCAGTGTTTACCCACAGTGAAAGCTCCAACCCGAGGCCCCTGCTGCATCCCCCACACCTCCAGGATTCCCCTGCGGGGGGCGTAGATCACAAGGAACATGGCATGCCGTCTGGGacgggaggtggggggggagaaCTCCCGATCACTGCGCTCCTCAGGAACCTGGAGCCATCCAAGCTGGGCATCTCGGTAACCTGCAGTTAAGTTGAATTAATGAATGGTTATCTTTGGATGAAAGTGACACGTTAAACTATAAATCGGATAAATGCATGAATTGGAATATTTTAAAGAAGGAACAGATGCTATGTATGTTTGATAGAAAGCATTCAAGGCTAATGACTTGTTCATGGGCAGAAATACGTTTCACTAGAAAAGCTCAAACTTCTTAACACAGCTCCATTCTTAACCCTAATCAGCTCTTTACAAAAATGCCTTTTCAAAACcttaatattattaattattattattatatcttaGTCTTTGATTGTTTCGCATCACCTTTCCACATGCGGATGGCGATGCCCCTGGCCAGGTCCAGCAGTGAGACTCGACCAAAGTCGTCTGTCACTCCAGCCAGCGTGTTGCAtggggacagacagatggactcTCCATGGCGACGAGAGTCTGGGAGACCAAATCTGGAAGAGAGAGGTCAGGTCAAGGGAATTCAATCAGCAAGCTTTGTATTACCAGTATCAACAGGACACAACAGATATTTGCTGCATCTGTGTTATTCAGGTAACATGATTGGTACCTGATTGTTAAAGGCGTTGCTGGCTCCACCTTGGGCTTCTGTTTCTGAGCAGCCTCGTCTTcattcttgttcttgttcttgttccaGCCCAGCCACCCACTGAGAGGACGACAGGGAGGAcgatagaggaagaggagacaagtATGATGATGagtacaagttaaaaaaaaagattaatggAGATTAGAGTATGGGAGAAGTAGTAAATGTGAGATGTGGGAGAGGGAAAAGATATATTGGAAATCCGGTGAAAGGACATTTAAGGGAGGAGGAAATCAAACATCCTCCTTTTATGGGCTACACTGACACTGAGGAGAATAGGTTTTGGTTAAGATTATCTATTTGGCTTCTTTGAGCTGTTAGAGCAATTGAAAACTCCACATTCAAGGATTCTGTCCCTAAGTGCGTCACACAGGAATGAAGTGCACACAGGAGACAAAGGTTGACAAATTGTTGTCTCACTCCACTGGCATCGTTACTTGACTCACTTAGATTTGTTGGAAGTTTTTTCGGATGGACTCCAATAAAAGCCTTGCAATATAATGTCAATTAAAATGTCAGAGCAAGGCCATTTGAGCAAAGGGCATTAAAAATTCACGACATttgaacacaaaacacataGAAGAGGTTGACATTATTCAAAATCTAAAAACAATGAGGTTAGAGTGAAAAGGGGAGATGCATGTGCTCTGCATgtatgaaaggcaaactctggaaaatgtggaGACCCGATTTCCTGGACATTTGGAGTACATGTCTGAATCTGGCTTTATTATTTGATACCTCTAAATAACTTGAGAACTAAAGAAGAAAAGTGTTAGGGTGCTTATAAGTGGCGGACATGGACGTACCTGGCAGCACTGAAAAGCGCTGAGGTGAGTTTACTAGCCACAGCCATGGCCACATGAGAAAGAAGAGGCTGTGAGCTTCCCTGTGAAACAGATACAAGCAAAAGCCAAATTTAGTTAAAGTATGGGTGATTGTGTGTAATGTTATAACAGCGTGAGTATTGCACATACACACCTCGACAGAATAATAAAAGCCAGTGTATGGTCCTCCTCCGACAGTGACATACTGGCTCATGGCAGGTGGGTTGCCCTTGACTGAAGCAGTAAATCCCCCCAGGATAGATGCATTCTTCAtctggtcaaacacacacaatggcatGATGCCTAAGAGAATGAGGAAGAGACAGACGAGACAGGTTGAAAAGAGCAGTGGGAAAATGgcacaatacaaacaaaacaatacactcGATTATTTCAAGTATCAGAATCTTTCATGCATATGTCAACTATACAGTGAACTTTTGCTATTTACTTCATTATAGTGCTTATACAATGAAAAACCTTTGTTTGCTTCTTCTCGAGCAAGTTTCATTGTGAAAATACTGGGAAAAGTTAATATCTACAGTGAAAAAAGGCTGCAATACCAACTCAAAATCAACTCACCTCACTGAAACTCTGTGAGGGAATAAGCCATGACCACCAGTCTTTCTCTCATAAGGCAATCAACCAATATATTTTGGACAAAAATCAGTTAGCATTTCAGATATCTCTTACCCACACTAATGTGGTCCACAATAGTGTCCATGTCCTTCAGACCCCACTTCTTGTAGGCCAGGGGAGGAGGCTGGATTACATCActacctgctgcagcagctggaggaacaaAGAGCAGGTGATGACTCAAAAAGCAACAatgacttcaaaataaaatagaatttacatgtttttttctttattcatgacCGACTACTTACTTGAAGCTAGCAGGCATGACTTGCATTTAGCCTGATATAAAACTGCAGCACTTGTGTCATTAACGTGTAAAAAAGCTTTGATAAAAAGCCTCTAGAAGCTGACTAAAGGTGTACACGTGTTTGTGATGGTGTTAGAAGGGCAGTGCAAGTAATTGCGTCTCTCCTTAGTACCTGAATGCCTTGTGGCAAACACTATCCACCCCGCCAGCAAGTGAGAACACATTTAATGTTAACACAATGCAACAATATCGTAACATTTGAAAGTGGATAAAAACCCCGTTGcatgaacccacacacacacacacacacaccacacattacCTCTCGCCACCTGGTTCCTGCAGGCCCGCAGAGACTGAAAGAGGCTGAAGCCATCGATGGTGACCAGAGCGACAGGGTAGAGGATGCTCAGCTCCTCATGCTGTGGTGGGATACAAATAAAtcgacagaaaataaaatgaaaatgtagaaTTGTTTATCACACATAATTGAAGAAGGAAACTTTATGGACTTTTATGcttatttgctgttgtgttcaCGTCACTTCCCCTTCCGTCTAACAACCACAAAAAGCAAATGGCCAACTGCCTGTCCGTTTGTCTGCGtgacatacacacaacacacaaacattgcgGCCGTGGCAACTTCAACAGTTCAAGAGGTATTGTAACTTTAAAACGTCTGAATTAAGGGCACTGCAATAGCAGTAATGGATAAAGCCAAGTGTTAATTGGTTAAGTCACATTGGTATTTtaatgactgaaaaacacacattgacatatttgtttacaattattatttgttttaaggaATCTCCTTGTGCAGAAAATACCAGTCTATGACTAAGTAGTCAATGTTTCAGAGCTCCCCCTGAATATTCCCAAGTACTCTTTCAGGCTTTGTGTCATTTTCTCTCATTAGCTCCCCTGTAATTCGAACCATGTATAAAAAAGTGTAGAAGTGTCGCAACAACACAATCTACAGGCCGCACTATCTAAGCTAAACTAACTGGCAGATGACAGTTACTTTGCTGTGCACGTTTGAGAATTGAGTGTGTCATCCAACACTCCTTAAAACATCTAATACACCCCCCccttttaaatgaaattattataaattaaaatttGAACATAACCTTTTACACAGTTTTGAAAGCAGAGTCCAGTGTGTACATTATTACCTGCTCAGTTACTCCAGGATGACGAGGGATCTCGTATGTGCGACACTTGAGTCTCAGGACGGGGTCCTCGTGCAGAAGCTGGGCCAGGAGCAGAACCCCGTTCTGATGACACACAATCAGTTTTAATGCTCTGAACCGTTCCTCAAGACCCTTATTACACCGGCTGAGAATGTACTGTTGATTGTTGAGGTACCTCTGTGTAGAAGCGAACATGGCCAGAGGTGAAACCCACGACAACACATGTCCAGTCTGGCCGCCCTGTGGAGCTCCTTAGAAATGcataaacaaacattcaatgTTAAAATGAATGCAATCACAAGTATATGTGAAAGCAAGCATTTGCACCTCTACAGACATCTTCTCTATCACTAACATGATGATGTTTTACCTCTTCTGACTTGCCAGGGGGATACAGAtgcagctgctcacacactctctggaGAAAGAGGACACATAAAGTAAAGTGTTATATCGGCATGATTGAGCTCCCATTTCTCTATCTCTTAAAAGATGGGGCACACATACTCATATATTGTTTGTTTCCACATGGTCATAACACTTATTCAATGCAATTCTATCTGTCCTTTTCCTCATGTCCTCCTATAGTTAATTCCTAGCTGTGAAGATTATTTGGTTTTCTCTTCCCATGTAGAGCCATCTACCTATTTAACTCGTCCTTAGATATGCTCTTTTCAGCATTCGAATCCCATCTCATATTTACAGAGGTTAGTCTTACCCATCTTCAGTACTGAGGGTCCCAGACCAGGAAACACCTAGAGTCATCTCCTCTCTGCCACTGTCATCTGTGCGCCATTTTGCTGCAAGAAACCAATAAGCATTAACAGCAACATATAAATCCACAGTGCACTGGcacctcttttacaccaaaaatagcagtatatatatatatatattcatatatatatatgcagggTTTTTTTAAGTGGGTCAACCCGTTGAAAGAAAGCTGATTGACTATTATCCCATTACCAATAGAGCAGTTTTCCTTCCTGCTTTTCCCCCCCTGGTCAGTCAAGTTTGACTTAATGAATGAGCCGGCTGTGAAtgctgattgtatccattcccattgcagacaaaatcCATATGTTAGTGTGGGTTAGTGGGTATTTttaccagtggaaaaggggttTCAGatataaaggtgtgtgtgtgtttgaacgtTTGAATATCTGACCTGAGAGAAAGACTGCCTTGTGTTCACGGGCGACCACTAGCAGATCAGAGCAGGGCGACAGGGCGACTACACAGTCCTGCAGCCAGGGTCCAGTCTGCCCcttggtctcctcctccacctgtggaGCAAAGAACAGAGACAGTGGAAAGTGTTATTTCCTTAAACTCTGCAAACAATGTTGACAGCAACCCGCATGGATCAGTATTAATTAATTGGGTGTACTGGTTCTGACTAATTAAGTTAATCAGAAAATGTGCTTACAAAGTATGTTTGTGACAATTGCAACTCTTAAAAACCAAATGACATATGCAGCTGAATATTCTTAAGAGGTTAAGAGAATTTAGAATGAAATACAGCTAAAGACAGACctttgtggtggaggtggtttCCTCCTCTTGGTTGTCACCATTGTCCCATGACGACTCCCAGTCAGACGTGTCCCAAGACATCTGGTTATCTGTTGAGGAAAAAAGGGATCAAAAAGGGAAATCCAATTAGAAAAACTTGTTTAGTTTGTGAGGTCATGCTGCTGGAGCTTGTGCTGTGGTTTTGAAGTGATCTCTCTTTGCTCAATACATGAAAACCAGGGGAGGAGTTCaggtgtcttgtgtgtgtgtgtgtgtctgttcaaatACTGCATGCTGTGTTCTTTGTTGAgtgtgattaaaaaagaaaatgaatttgtACTGTGTTTATTTCTGAAGTACTTTATTAAAAAGTAGtatacataaaaaacattatggttatttttgttaatttgaATATAATGATTATTTAAGGCAGATATCCCCTTCACTCTTTCCCACCTTGCAGGATCTTACTATTGAATATATTAATGTTAAACAGTCAGGTCACCACAAGCCACTAATATCACATTGTACAGTATCTTTTATATTATAACATCACATAAGATGCAGTGGAAGTACATGTCAGACACGCAAGACTTGAAGACTATTTACAGAAGCTGCGTTGCAATATTAGGAAGGTTCCAACCATGAGTTCCTCTGTTTACATTAGTTCTGTGGTAAGGTAGTTCAAGAGGGAGCTAGCTGTGTTGCAGTGACTGTACATGAACACTAACAGAGAGATAACACATGATATCTGAAGCACTGGTACCTGCTtcattcttctcctccaccgGCTCGTCTCTCTGGCTGTGGAACAAATAGTCTCGGACCGTTCTGAGCTCCTGGAGCCGACAGAACTCCAACAAGCTGCAGGACATCTCTCCCTGCTCGTCCCGTCAGAACCGTCCGCTCACAGGGAGGCAGCCAGTTAGCACAGCTGGCTAACAGTCCAGTGGGGGAGCGACCGACGCAGTACGGAGTCTGTTAGCACGAGTCAACTCGGTGACAGCTAATTCTCAAAGACAGTCACACCGACGTATCTCTATCTGCCCCCCGCAGAAGTAAGTGAACGAGTCTGGTGCTCTTCTTTCTGCTGTTATTCGCAGTTTCCACCCGAGCTCCGATGACACATCGTTAGCATCACAACACTTGTTTGCTTCCGGGTTAAGGGGGAGcagaacttttcaaaataatagcGACTGGGTTTCcatttttaacaaaatataacacaaaatgttgtaatttgattatgattatgattataattataattataattataattataattattattattagtagtagtagtagtagtagtagtagtagttgaaGTAGTagtaatatatttttgttaaaataataacCGAAAAAATAACACTAcagatatattaaatataatgtgtgtataagtaaaatgataataataggTATTTTGTTATCGTTTCAAATAAGtgaaaaatagaataaaaaaatgtagtcATTTGAAAAGTGTATTGGTTTCTTTCGCTAGATGGCGATAGAGAAACATTTTTCAAGTGGAaggactcctcttcctcccagaTGTCACATGTGTCACCACTCCTCATCTTCAGTGTTCTGTTCCAACCTACGATTCCTACACGAGAACATTATGCTGTTTGTCATTGTACTTTGAGCTCACTGAAGTATTATCTGTAATGCCAATCCAAACTCCAAACTCATTAATTCAAATTGCATTCATAGAACTATTTTGGTTGTTGCTAAATGAAGATCTGGAAAACAAATATGATTTTACCTTGTTTTATCAATTACATATAATTGTATTGTTGTCTTACTGCATATGGTTTCAAGGATACACTGCATGTATCCTACTGTATAATACTGATTGATTTCATGAGCACATAACACAAATATGTTATCTAGGTCATGACATCTCACACATAGTCTTGTAAAAAGTATTACATAATGACCCCTCATAACTTCTTCAGTGGAAGTTTTATTGTTTACTGTATTTCACTCTGTGGTATTTGCCCTGGAGTTTGGCCGTAGTCTGTTTTGAGTCTTGTGATTGCTTTTCATTTTGGTCTTTTGTTTTCTAGAGGGATTAATACCAATCTCTGATATTTATGATCTTTATTTGCCAAGATAATTAGAATGCAACACTATGTTGAGTCATGATTGGCAAAAACTAAAAATCCTCTTGGCAACAATGCGCttttaaattaagatttttcCTTTAAATGATTTGGTAAAACTGACTTGCTACCTGGCTACCTTGAAAAGGCCATAGACTATTTTATATGGTATTTTCACCCTGGATACAGCAGTTGATTTATTACTGTCCTGAGGTGAaaagttaaatgaaaataatctcACAGCACAAACTATCGTTCTGTAAAAGCATCATGTGGTTCTTGGATCTCTTGACCCCTCAGAAAGTTCTGTATTGGGCGGAGTCtggtgaggtcaaaggtcagggtgaaTACTTTCTTTCGTCTCTGAGAAACCTAAAAT
Proteins encoded in this window:
- the rab3gap2 gene encoding rab3 GTPase-activating protein non-catalytic subunit isoform X1 translates to MSCSLLEFCRLQELRTVRDYLFHSQRDEPVEEKNEADNQMSWDTSDWESSWDNGDNQEEETTSTTKVEEETKGQTGPWLQDCVVALSPCSDLLVVAREHKAVFLSAKWRTDDSGREEMTLGVSWSGTLSTEDGECVSSCICIPLASQKRSSTGRPDWTCVVVGFTSGHVRFYTENGVLLLAQLLHEDPVLRLKCRTYEIPRHPGVTEQHEELSILYPVALVTIDGFSLFQSLRACRNQVARAAAAGSDVIQPPPLAYKKWGLKDMDTIVDHISVGIMPLCVFDQMKNASILGGFTASVKGNPPAMSQYVTVGGGPYTGFYYSVEGSSQPLLSHVAMAVASKLTSALFSAASGWLGWNKNKNKNEDEAAQKQKPKVEPATPLTIRFGLPDSRRHGESICLSPCNTLAGVTDDFGRVSLLDLARGIAIRMWKGYRDAQLGWLQVPEERSDREFSPPTSRPRRHAMFLVIYAPRRGILEVWGMQQGPRVGAFTVGKHCRLLYAGYRLMGVNSVTSQGWQLHTQQVCLLDPVTGALRTVNIPFHLALSDKKSERAKDMHLLKRLTALLKSRDVDPDVLESEGKSVLLDIKHPAIKKQALESLLSNKNAPVSCLTNITSTLYDTLKKQDTEDVDALLLQLCSSQLRLLQLYTDIQQLHSSADTEPCSDNDTLEGMKDELSRVGPTLKRYAQFTSRPSVSFAQDSPDSPLTAQAFLSQMECSDNGQLKVNRGAEAEWNQLGNFLFWGCLSGKSPIQKVCDTLQQAGISPQQLLALLLSVWLLREKEVLQKTEETVRNLHTLLIALSNIKGAVEESWDPQSISPWWQQVRTTCIQSHNAAAALLAAFVAHRATKASITNHADTKMHSEWEAVSLELEQWVVCVRQLEDVLVLQTLLLVPPPQGAPVGAASQCSIKTLLEGGTGGIADSVSKWVFRQNLAPQRLKEILQKKVDKDADDKLEQMERAEGNEKKEQSQEDTDRTAELLVAVWERFPHSLAPDLLFAHCCWEYVVQWNKDPEEGQSLCSAVEHLKWISSPHIQLGICTMMWSTFIVKRFSAAAYLMEKVGKAPKDRLCRRDVGMGDKAVTSFLGCCVQLLQILMEVTGVLVKYHSPLSFINNYADSAVEEESLPELSVEESWCGAEGPASIAELALEQKGVHYPLVQHHCLLASLLHAALTFNLKVKPLNLFDSKGKNAFFRDLTSIQLMPSGDMDPGLVSLRQEFLLRVLTGWVLAIDDTSSSASGTGCPPLPSSGPKADWWPSLCLELGSLLQVNPDILRRHLVCELYNQGLDLRAEEVMLEVEDKDVLGSQLLVLTGQRLSFMLLHSQSQTQAAMELLARLPPTLCTWLKAMDPSELRCPLVPLSHSSRLVGRLIEILPENHAQYSLALHLLEAVEALTTED
- the rab3gap2 gene encoding rab3 GTPase-activating protein non-catalytic subunit isoform X2, encoding MSCSLLEFCRLQELRTVRDYLFHSQRDEPVEEKNEADNQMSWDTSDWESSWDNGDNQEEETTSTTKVEEETKGQTGPWLQDCVVALSPCSDLLVVAREHKAVFLSAKWRTDDSGREEMTLGVSWSGTLSTEDGECVSSCICIPLASQKRSSTGRPDWTCVVVGFTSGHVRFYTENGVLLLAQLLHEDPVLRLKCRTYEIPRHPGVTEQHEELSILYPVALVTIDGFSLFQSLRACRNQVARAAAAGSDVIQPPPLAYKKWGLKDMDTIVDHISVGIMPLCVFDQMKNASILGGFTASVKGNPPAMSQYVTVGGGPYTGFYYSVEGSSQPLLSHVAMAVASKLTSALFSAASGWLGWNKNKNKNEDEAAQKQKPKVEPATPLTIRFGLPDSRRHGESICLSPCNTLAGVTDDFGRVSLLDLARGIAIRMWKGYRDAQLGWLQVPEERSDREFSPPTSRPRRHAMFLVIYAPRRGILEVWGMQQGPRVGAFTVGKHCRLLYAGYRLMGVNSVTSQGWQLHTQQVCLLDPVTGALRTVNIPFHLALSDKKSERAKDMHLLKRLTALLKSRDVDPDVLESEGKSVLLDIKHPAIKKQALESLLSNKNAPVSCLTNITSTLYDTLKKQDTEDVDALLLQLCSSQLRLLQLYTDIQQLHSSADTEPCSDNDTLEGMKDELSRVGPTLKRYAQFTSRPSVSFAQDSPDSPLTAQAFLSQMECSDNGQLKVNRGAEAEWNQLGNFLFWGCLSGKSPIQKVCDTLQQAGISPQQLLALLLSVWLLREKEVLQKTEETVRNLHTLLIALSNIKGAVEESWDPQSISPWWQQVRTTCIQSHNAAAALLAAFVAHRATKASITNHADTKMHSEWEAVSLELEQWVVCVRQLEDVLVLQTLLLVPPPQGAPVGAASQCSIKTLLEGGTGGIADSVSKWVFRQNLAPQRLKEILQKKVDKDADDKLEQMERAEGNEKKEQSQEDTDRTAELLVAVWERFPHSLAPDLLFAHCCWEYVVQWNKDPEEGQSLCSAVEHLKWISSPHIQLGICTMMWSTFIVKRFSAAAYLMEKVGKAPKDRLCRRDVGMGDKAVTSFLGCCVQLLQILMEADSAVEEESLPELSVEESWCGAEGPASIAELALEQKGVHYPLVQHHCLLASLLHAALTFNLKVKPLNLFDSKGKNAFFRDLTSIQLMPSGDMDPGLVSLRQEFLLRVLTGWVLAIDDTSSSASGTGCPPLPSSGPKADWWPSLCLELGSLLQVNPDILRRHLVCELYNQGLDLRAEEVMLEVEDKDVLGSQLLVLTGQRLSFMLLHSQSQTQAAMELLARLPPTLCTWLKAMDPSELRCPLVPLSHSSRLVGRLIEILPENHAQYSLALHLLEAVEALTTED